The following is a genomic window from Nisaea sediminum.
CGTCGGCATGGGCTTCAAGCCGGAGCCGAAATACCTGAAAGCGGGCGACGTGGTGGAACTTGGCATCGACGGGCTCGGCGCGCAGCGCCAGACCTGCGTCGCCGACAGCTGATCGCCGGCCCATGGTCGAGTATGATTTCTCCGGACGTGCCGCCGTCGTGACCGGCGGCGCGCGCGGGATCGGCAAGGCGATCGCGGCGCGGCTCTCCGCCGCGGGTGCCTCGGTCAGCCTCTGGGACGCGGATGCGGCGAAGCTTGAAGAGGCCGCTGGCGAGATCGGCGGCACGATTCATACGGCGGTGGTCGACGTCACCGACGACGGGGCGGTCGACCGTGCCGCCGCCGAGGTCGAGCGCGAATTCGGCCGGCTCGACATCATGGTCAACAGCGCCGGCATCACCGGGCCGAACACCACGACCTGGCAGTACGGCGTCGCGGACTGGCGCAAGGTGATCGATATCGACCTGACCGGTACCTTCCTCTGCTGCCGCGCGGCTGTCCCTTACATGCTGCGCAACAAGTACGGGCGGATCGTGAATATCGCCTCCGTCGCGGGCAAGGAGGGCAATCCCAACGCGCCCGCCTACAGCGCGGCCAAGGCAGGGGTGATCGGCCTCACCAAATCGCTCGGCAAGGAGCTGGCGGAGAGCGGCGTGACCGTGAATTGCGTCACCCCGGCGGCGGTGAAGACGGACATCTTCGATCAGATGACCGAGGAGCACATAAACTTCATGCTGTCGAAGATCCCGATGAAGCGCTTCGGGCTGGTCGAGGAAATCGCGAATCTCGTCGCCTGGCTTTCCTCCGAGGATTGCAGCTTCAGCACCGGTGGCGTATTCGATTGTTCCGGAGGCCGGGCGACCTACTGAGCCCGGCTGTCCGGATTTGGGTAAGCGGAGTGCGAGGGATGAGCAGGGCCCGGCAGTCTGACGTGCTGATCCGTAACGAGGCGTTCTACAACGCTTTCACGACCCGTGACCTTGAGGCGATGGAAGCGCTCTGGGCGGGCGAACTGCACGTGAGCTGCATTCATCCCGGCACCCCGCCGCTTTTCGGCCGCGATGCGGTGATCGAGAGCTGGGCGCAGATCCTCTCCGGCCCGGTGAAAACCGCGCTGCAATGCCTCGAGCCGAAGGTGCACTTCCTGAGCGAGGACCTGGCTCTGGTCGTCTGTTACGAGCGGATCGGCGGCGAGACGCTCGCGGCGACCAACATCTTCGCGCTCGAATCCTCCGACTGGGTGCTGGTGCACCATCAGGCGGGACCGCTCGCGAGCGAGATGGCGTCCCATGCGGACGTACCGTCGCCGCGCCTGCTGCAATAGCTCGCGGTCCCGTCACGCGCTGTTTATTTCCCGTTGCCCATGATTCGTGGCTAATCGGTCGGATACTCTCCCTCGGAGGATTGGCCATGAGACGGATCTGTGCGGTCCTGTTTGCATTCCTGCTTTGGTCGACGGCAGGAGGCCCGGCAGCCTTAGCGGCAGTCGAAAAACCTTATTCCGGTACAGTGACAATCGAGACCGGGCAGCCTTTTGACGCCTTTGTGAAGACGCTGCCCGAAGCGATCAAGGTGCACGGCTTCAACATCGTCGGCGTCGCCTGCGCGACCTGCGCGGCGAAATCGCAAGGCGTGACCGTGCCGGGCAACCGGGTCTTCTTCTTCTTCAAGCCCGCCTACGCGGTGCGCATGCTGGCGGCGTCGGAGGCCGCGGGCATCGAAGCGCCGATCCGGGTCTATGTGACGGAGGGACAGGACGGCAGTGCGCGGGTGACCTACCGCCTGCCATCCCATGTCTTCGGCGCCTACGAGGTTCCGGCGCTGGATCAGCTCGGGGCGGAGCTGGACGAGGACGTTCGTGCCATTCTCGACATTGCGAAATCGGGGAACGGCGGGTAAGAGGGGCGCCATGAGTATCGCCGTCCCGACCACTCCGCTGCCGCAGAAGCCGCTCGCCCTGACACTCGGCGGGATCTTCGCCGCGATCGCGGCGTTGCATCTGCTGGACGGGGAGCTCCGGCGCCTTGCGCTGCTCGCGATCGGCGGCGGGCTCGGGGTCGCGCTCTATCACGCCGCCTTCGGCTTCACCGCGGCCTACCGAAACCTGATCCAGCAACGCGATCTCAGCGGGATCGTCGCGCAGGCCGTGATGCTGACGGTCGCAATGATCCTTTTCGCGACGGTTCTGAGCGACGGGGAGGCGTTCGGTCTGAAGGCCGGCGGCGCCGTTGCGCCGCTCAACGTCTCGCTGGTCACGGGCGCCTTCATCTTCGGCCTCGGCATGCAGATCGCCGGTGGCTGCGCCTCCGGCACGCTCTTCACTGCGGGTGGAGGCAACGCGCGGATGATGGTCGTGCTGGTGTTTTTCTGCGCCGGCTCTTTCTGGGGCTCGCTCGATATTCCGTTCTGGCGCGGTCTGCCGTCGCTCGGCGCGGTCTCGCTCGGACGCGAGTTCGGGTATCCGATTGCGGTACTGATGCAGGTCGGCGCGCTTGCCGCGATTCTCGGCCTGCTCTGGCTCTGGGGCGCGCGCCTGAAGAAACCGCTCTGGGACCGCAAGCATCCGCTGAACGGGCGCACGCTGCTGCAGGGTCCTTGGCCGCTGCTCCTCGGCGCCGTCGCGCTTGCCGTGCTGAACTACGCGACCCTGCTCGCCAAAGGGTTTCCATGGGGCGTCACCTGGGGCTTCACGCTCTGGGGCGCGAAGGTGGCGGAGATGGTCGGTTGGGATCCGAGCAGCAGCACCTTCTGGGCCGTGGGGTGGCGTCAGGGTGCGCTCCGCGAGGGCGTGCTGGTCGAGCCGACCTCGCTGATGAATATCGGCATTATTCTCGGTGCCGGGATCGCCGCCTCGCTTGCGGGCAAGGTCGCGCCGAAGCTGGCCATGGGCTGGCGGCCCTTCCTCGCGGCGGTGCTCGGCGGCCTGATGCTGGGCTATGGTGCGCGGCTGGCCTATGGCTGCAATATCGGCGCCTTCTTTTCCGGCGTCGCCTCGACCAGTCTGCATGGCTGGGTCTGGATCGCGGTCGCCATCGTCGGAAACATCATCGGGGTCAGGTTCCGGCCGTTCTTCCGCCTCGGATAGCGGCATAAATAGCCTCTATGCGACACACGCATTCCAAATGCGACGAATTATCCTTTTCTCTCAGGGCGTTATAACTTCGTTAACCGGCTGGCCTGCAATCTTTGCATGAGTGAGCCGGCGCATCGAGGCGTAGGCTTCAAGAACTGTTGCCCGAAGGAGGCCGCGCGATGCCCGCCGCCATTACTGCAGCTGCCGCACCGGCCGGCTATGGACGCGGTATCGCCTGCCAGGTCACCGCGATTTTCCTGTTCTCGATCATGGGCGTGCTCGTGAAGGGGCTGGGCGACCATTATCCGACCTCCCAGATCATCTTCTTCCGCAGCCTGCCGGCGCTGATTCCGCTGATGCTGTATCTGCCGAACCAGGGCGGCTGGCGCGCGCTGCTGACCAAGCGCCCGGACCTGCAGTTCCTGCGCGCCACCATCGGCGTCCTCTCGATGTTCGTCGGCTTCTACGCGCTCGCACGAATGGATTTCGCCTCCTACGTCACGATCAGCTACTCGGCGCCGCTCTTCGGTACCCTGCTGGCGATCCCGTTCCTCGGCGAGAAGGTCGGCATCCGCCGCGTCTCCGCCGTTCTCATCGGGTTTTCCGGAGTGGTCCTGGCGGCGGCCCCGGACGGCAGCGGGATCAGCCTCTACGCCCTTCTGGCCCTCGCCGCCGCCTTCGCCTATGGCTGCATCATGGTCGTGATGCGCAAGCTCGGCACGATCGACAGCAGCGCCGCGACGGTGTTCTATTTCACCCTCGCTGGGGTCATTCTCGGCGGGGTTCTTATGCCGTTCGAATGGGTGACGCCGGAGCCGATGGACCTTGCCCTGCTTGCGGGCGTCGGCGTGATCGGCGGCGTGGCGCAGATATTCATGACCGAAGCGTTCCGGCAGGCGCCGACAGCGGTCGTGGCGCCGTTCGACTATACCGCCATGATCTGGGCCGTGCCGCTCGGCTATCTGGTTTTCGACAGCGTACCGTCCGGCCAGGTGATCGCTGGTGCCGCGATCATTGCCGGTGCGGGTCTGTTCATCCTTTATCGCGAGACCAAGCTCGGCCTGAAGAAGCCGCGCCTGAAGCGCTCCAGCCTCTAGCTCAGGCCAGCAGCCGCGCCACCTCGGCGCGAAGATGCGGCAGGATCTCGGCTTCGATCCAGGGATTCTTCTTCAGAAGGTTGCCGCTGCGCCAGCTCGGATGCGGCAGCGGCAGGTAGCGCGGGCCGTACTCACGCCAGCTCTTCACGGTTTCCGTCAGCGTCTTCTTCCGCGCCTTGCCGAGATAATGCGCCTGGGCGTACATGCCCGCGAGCACGACCAGTTCGATTTCCGGCATGTGGGCAAGCAACGGTTCGTGCCATTCGGCGGCGCATTCCGGGCGCGGCGGCGCATCGCCGCCGTTCGGCAGTACGCCCGGATAGCAGAAGCCCATCGGCATGATGGCGATCCGTTCCGAGCCGTAGAAGGTTTCCCGGTCGAGCCCGAGCCATTCGCGCAGCCGGTCCCCAGAGCGGTCGTTCCACGGGATGCCGCTCTCGTGAACCTTGGTGCCGGGCGCCTGACCGACGATCAGGATGCGCGCGGTCGGACGCGGCACCACGACCGGGCGCGGACCGAGCGGCAGGTGGTCTGCGCAGATCCGGCAAGCGGATATCCGCGCGGTCAGGTTCTTCAGGTCATCAGGCACGGCGGAACCGGTTCCGCTCTTCCGGCGGGCGGCGGAACATCGCGCGCCAGATCACGGAGACAAGGGCGTGCAGGAT
Proteins encoded in this region:
- a CDS encoding SDR family NAD(P)-dependent oxidoreductase, with amino-acid sequence MVEYDFSGRAAVVTGGARGIGKAIAARLSAAGASVSLWDADAAKLEEAAGEIGGTIHTAVVDVTDDGAVDRAAAEVEREFGRLDIMVNSAGITGPNTTTWQYGVADWRKVIDIDLTGTFLCCRAAVPYMLRNKYGRIVNIASVAGKEGNPNAPAYSAAKAGVIGLTKSLGKELAESGVTVNCVTPAAVKTDIFDQMTEEHINFMLSKIPMKRFGLVEEIANLVAWLSSEDCSFSTGGVFDCSGGRATY
- a CDS encoding nuclear transport factor 2 family protein; this translates as MSRARQSDVLIRNEAFYNAFTTRDLEAMEALWAGELHVSCIHPGTPPLFGRDAVIESWAQILSGPVKTALQCLEPKVHFLSEDLALVVCYERIGGETLAATNIFALESSDWVLVHHQAGPLASEMASHADVPSPRLLQ
- a CDS encoding DUF302 domain-containing protein, with translation MRRICAVLFAFLLWSTAGGPAALAAVEKPYSGTVTIETGQPFDAFVKTLPEAIKVHGFNIVGVACATCAAKSQGVTVPGNRVFFFFKPAYAVRMLAASEAAGIEAPIRVYVTEGQDGSARVTYRLPSHVFGAYEVPALDQLGAELDEDVRAILDIAKSGNGG
- a CDS encoding YeeE/YedE family protein, with product MSIAVPTTPLPQKPLALTLGGIFAAIAALHLLDGELRRLALLAIGGGLGVALYHAAFGFTAAYRNLIQQRDLSGIVAQAVMLTVAMILFATVLSDGEAFGLKAGGAVAPLNVSLVTGAFIFGLGMQIAGGCASGTLFTAGGGNARMMVVLVFFCAGSFWGSLDIPFWRGLPSLGAVSLGREFGYPIAVLMQVGALAAILGLLWLWGARLKKPLWDRKHPLNGRTLLQGPWPLLLGAVALAVLNYATLLAKGFPWGVTWGFTLWGAKVAEMVGWDPSSSTFWAVGWRQGALREGVLVEPTSLMNIGIILGAGIAASLAGKVAPKLAMGWRPFLAAVLGGLMLGYGARLAYGCNIGAFFSGVASTSLHGWVWIAVAIVGNIIGVRFRPFFRLG
- a CDS encoding DMT family transporter; the protein is MPAAITAAAAPAGYGRGIACQVTAIFLFSIMGVLVKGLGDHYPTSQIIFFRSLPALIPLMLYLPNQGGWRALLTKRPDLQFLRATIGVLSMFVGFYALARMDFASYVTISYSAPLFGTLLAIPFLGEKVGIRRVSAVLIGFSGVVLAAAPDGSGISLYALLALAAAFAYGCIMVVMRKLGTIDSSAATVFYFTLAGVILGGVLMPFEWVTPEPMDLALLAGVGVIGGVAQIFMTEAFRQAPTAVVAPFDYTAMIWAVPLGYLVFDSVPSGQVIAGAAIIAGAGLFILYRETKLGLKKPRLKRSSL
- a CDS encoding uracil-DNA glycosylase family protein gives rise to the protein MPDDLKNLTARISACRICADHLPLGPRPVVVPRPTARILIVGQAPGTKVHESGIPWNDRSGDRLREWLGLDRETFYGSERIAIMPMGFCYPGVLPNGGDAPPRPECAAEWHEPLLAHMPEIELVVLAGMYAQAHYLGKARKKTLTETVKSWREYGPRYLPLPHPSWRSGNLLKKNPWIEAEILPHLRAEVARLLA